One stretch of Nocardia mangyaensis DNA includes these proteins:
- a CDS encoding DUF7373 family lipoprotein, whose protein sequence is MPSPSTRILACAATIIATALTVAGCGSAVPGSSAPAELDVRKLDVGSYATEPLEMRYTYQNDLGGGLKLAVTRLANSVVTGLDIDPRFKYSTGSIPILDAEKATTVLANATKPALERNKMMFGYAVGSADKKPENPGEEVDDQSFTAVTVLQFPDETSAKQAAFEIEEADFAVAADMNEKVSLAKYPEAHSHWRPGVASIGSVMAKGHYVVSMYLGTTSPDRAALEELAEKTYAAQLPLLDALEPLTAEQALFLDNDPDGMLRRTFNPSGIGLPDPSDQASYTLQGFLHQVADIYYWKPILSDAGVDRFSLSDAGSFAVSMLFRTRDAEAALSLSPKVLERSHPSPADAPAEIPEAKCGEGPGDDIKKKRFRCAVTYRHYVATVEGDQLRDVHQRAAAQYALLANSQ, encoded by the coding sequence ATGCCTTCACCGAGCACACGCATTTTGGCGTGCGCGGCGACCATCATCGCCACCGCACTGACAGTCGCCGGTTGCGGCTCCGCTGTACCAGGCTCATCGGCGCCTGCCGAACTAGACGTACGCAAACTGGATGTCGGCTCATACGCCACCGAGCCGCTGGAAATGCGATACACGTACCAAAACGACCTCGGCGGCGGCTTGAAGCTCGCCGTCACGCGGTTGGCGAACTCCGTCGTCACCGGGCTGGACATCGATCCTCGTTTCAAGTACAGCACCGGATCGATCCCGATCCTCGATGCCGAAAAGGCAACGACGGTGCTTGCCAATGCCACCAAACCTGCGCTAGAGCGAAACAAGATGATGTTCGGGTACGCCGTCGGCAGCGCAGACAAGAAGCCGGAGAATCCCGGAGAAGAAGTCGACGACCAGTCGTTCACGGCGGTCACGGTCTTGCAGTTCCCGGACGAAACCTCCGCGAAGCAGGCCGCTTTCGAGATCGAGGAAGCTGATTTCGCGGTCGCTGCCGACATGAACGAGAAAGTGTCCCTCGCCAAGTATCCGGAGGCGCACTCCCACTGGCGCCCGGGTGTGGCCAGTATCGGCTCGGTCATGGCGAAGGGACACTACGTCGTCAGCATGTACCTCGGAACCACCAGCCCCGATCGCGCAGCGCTCGAGGAATTGGCCGAGAAGACCTACGCTGCGCAGCTTCCGCTGCTCGATGCCCTCGAGCCGCTCACTGCCGAGCAGGCGCTCTTCTTGGACAACGACCCCGACGGGATGCTGCGGCGCACATTCAATCCGAGTGGAATCGGGTTGCCCGATCCGAGTGACCAAGCCTCGTACACGCTGCAGGGCTTCCTCCATCAGGTCGCCGACATCTACTACTGGAAACCGATCCTCTCCGATGCCGGTGTCGACCGATTCTCGCTGAGCGACGCCGGATCATTCGCGGTGTCGATGCTGTTCCGCACTCGCGATGCCGAGGCCGCACTGAGCTTGTCGCCAAAGGTTCTCGAACGCTCCCATCCCAGCCCCGCGGACGCACCCGCCGAGATTCCGGAGGCAAAGTGTGGAGAAGGTCCGGGCGATGACATCAAGAAGAAGCGATTCCGGTGTGCTGTCACCTATCGCCACTACGTAGCCACCGTCGAAGGCGATCAGCTGCGAGACGTACATCAACGTGCCGCGGCACAATACGCACTCTTGGCAAACAGTCAATAG
- a CDS encoding DUF7373 family lipoprotein, whose product MISSTKIRIVSALCCAIALAAVTGCAVSGTPVAAEPDVRGLATGAYATDHHRYDEPAGDKGSLVEGTRMAAAVVPAMRIDPSLSHGRGGTVIADVSRALDFVANVSRPVLENRGFVVGYAALGADRPDPEGQTRPSAETTAVTTVLLRFPDATAATLAARELEDVDLAVSPENRKLASTEYPQAYLHWRPGVPTIGAFLAHEDFVISLFIQRPRADSADLIAWVEQALDAELPVLDAFTPTPYDQLADLPVDPDRLLARAVVRNRDVLGPDQHSFAVYSTAHLVNNTADQTTRQELIEATGAERIAMVDGGSITLVRDQAAAEALLTGLVDSAGTYDTLPAPTDVPGAKCLQLNDQGDADQEYKYRCYIPYKRYLGIVSSDQEPDVRQKISAQYALLANSL is encoded by the coding sequence ATGATCTCGTCGACCAAGATCCGGATCGTATCCGCACTCTGTTGCGCCATCGCGCTGGCCGCCGTCACCGGGTGCGCGGTCAGCGGGACGCCCGTCGCCGCCGAACCCGATGTGCGTGGCCTGGCGACAGGTGCCTACGCCACCGACCACCATCGCTACGACGAACCCGCGGGCGACAAGGGTTCTCTCGTCGAGGGCACCCGGATGGCGGCGGCCGTGGTCCCGGCGATGCGAATCGACCCGTCCCTGTCGCACGGCCGCGGCGGCACGGTGATCGCCGACGTGAGCAGGGCGCTGGACTTCGTCGCCAATGTCTCCCGGCCGGTGTTGGAGAACCGCGGGTTCGTCGTCGGGTATGCCGCGCTCGGCGCCGACCGTCCCGATCCCGAGGGCCAGACCAGGCCCTCCGCCGAGACGACGGCCGTCACCACGGTCCTGCTCCGTTTCCCCGACGCCACCGCGGCCACGCTCGCCGCCCGCGAACTCGAAGACGTCGACCTGGCCGTCTCGCCCGAGAACCGCAAGCTCGCCTCGACCGAATACCCACAGGCCTACCTGCACTGGCGGCCCGGCGTGCCAACGATCGGCGCGTTCCTGGCACACGAGGACTTCGTGATCTCGCTGTTCATTCAGCGTCCGCGCGCCGATTCCGCCGACCTCATCGCCTGGGTGGAACAGGCGCTCGACGCCGAACTTCCCGTGCTCGACGCCTTCACTCCCACCCCGTACGACCAGCTCGCCGACCTGCCGGTCGACCCCGACCGCCTACTCGCGCGGGCCGTGGTGCGCAACCGCGACGTCCTCGGCCCCGACCAGCACTCCTTCGCCGTGTACTCCACCGCGCACCTGGTCAACAACACCGCCGACCAGACCACCCGCCAGGAACTCATCGAGGCCACCGGTGCCGAGCGAATCGCCATGGTCGACGGCGGCTCCATCACTCTGGTGCGCGACCAGGCCGCCGCCGAGGCCCTGCTGACCGGCCTCGTCGACAGCGCGGGCACCTACGACACCCTGCCCGCGCCCACCGACGTCCCCGGCGCGAAATGCCTGCAACTCAACGATCAGGGTGACGCCGACCAGGAATACAAGTACCGCTGCTACATCCCGTACAAGCGCTACCTCGGCATCGTCAGCTCCGATCAGGAACCCGATGTCCGCCAGAAGATCTCCGCCCAATACGCCCTGCTGGCCAACAGTTTGTGA
- a CDS encoding DUF7373 family lipoprotein, whose protein sequence is MKASTRVTGALLSAVLLSTAACGSDDPPTVVEIPVDLASLDIGNYPTQPREVGVVATMDQARFIEAERLGDVVPTPADIDPRFIHTNPSMASVFLDPEASLGKIMAVDRFAETAPDFLGGFVSSAQTEPNNRGIDLVNAVMIFPDADKATAAAEALERTDFEYVDRNEPIEIPGYPDAIAHWQPQEQSIGSWYATGHLVIYTWIYDYLNIWLETVDRQALLDLTRKSLDTIVPALQKFTPTPVDQLMTLQRDREGMLGRTLPRPREDSWINPPGVYSAGTARHFTSDPVSTAEFIEAAGADLYANDGAEVYRARDIAGAQLIRDELGGLTRKFTASEAPKNLPSAQCKEYIGRQRLAIRFYCAAAFDRYAAYVWSHQLLDAQQRVSAQYALLVNAR, encoded by the coding sequence GTGAAAGCTTCAACGAGGGTGACCGGTGCGCTGCTGTCGGCGGTGCTGCTGTCGACGGCGGCCTGCGGGTCCGACGATCCACCGACCGTCGTCGAGATACCGGTGGACCTGGCCTCGCTCGATATCGGCAACTACCCGACACAACCGCGTGAGGTGGGTGTGGTCGCCACTATGGATCAGGCGCGGTTCATCGAGGCCGAACGACTCGGCGATGTGGTGCCGACGCCCGCCGACATCGATCCGCGATTCATCCACACCAACCCCTCGATGGCTTCGGTGTTCCTCGATCCCGAGGCGTCACTGGGCAAGATCATGGCCGTCGACCGGTTCGCCGAGACCGCGCCCGATTTCCTCGGCGGCTTCGTCAGCTCGGCGCAGACCGAACCGAACAATCGCGGTATCGACCTGGTCAACGCCGTGATGATCTTCCCCGATGCGGACAAGGCCACCGCTGCCGCCGAAGCGCTGGAACGCACCGATTTCGAGTACGTCGACCGCAACGAACCGATCGAGATCCCCGGCTACCCCGACGCGATCGCGCACTGGCAGCCCCAGGAACAGTCGATCGGCTCCTGGTACGCCACCGGGCACCTCGTCATCTACACCTGGATCTACGACTACCTCAATATCTGGCTGGAGACCGTCGATCGGCAGGCTCTGCTCGACCTGACCCGCAAGAGCCTCGACACCATCGTCCCCGCGCTGCAGAAGTTCACCCCGACTCCCGTCGACCAGCTGATGACCTTGCAGCGCGACCGCGAGGGGATGCTGGGCCGCACCCTGCCGCGCCCGCGTGAAGATTCTTGGATCAACCCGCCCGGCGTGTACAGCGCAGGCACTGCCCGCCACTTCACCTCCGACCCGGTGAGCACCGCGGAGTTCATCGAGGCGGCGGGCGCCGATCTGTACGCCAATGACGGCGCCGAGGTCTACCGTGCTCGCGACATCGCCGGTGCCCAGCTGATCCGCGACGAACTCGGCGGCCTGACCCGCAAATTCACCGCCTCCGAAGCACCGAAGAATCTGCCGAGTGCCCAGTGCAAGGAGTACATCGGCCGCCAGCGCCTGGCGATCCGCTTCTACTGCGCCGCCGCCTTCGACCGCTACGCCGCCTATGTGTGGTCACACCAGCTTCTGGACGCCCAACAACGCGTCTCCGCCCAATACGCCCTGTTGGTGAACGCCCGATGA
- a CDS encoding FHA domain-containing protein gives MKDRQVEVVLGTHAVARVAGAVIVVAHRGPGRLAPDGTAAIALESLAALVRGAAEEQPNGPGALVAREATRWLMKYAEQISPGTPIDFGVLSAADNGGVAIFLHGAVTAVLAGDGTVEYYRGSDAAFTVDRVASEPAKAVALFADDAKGRIPDLPSERGIGWLVEGIAQAGGAVMWSNDVRSRVRTADPAGQGRRPPVPTARIDREPSPAQPDSRPAEPPATGMQPATSLMDAVTSATGPAHAAVDPYTADPHHAETRLAGTNPAPEPDPDLQRRLESTAKATVLTVKVMGFKCARAHPSDPRAAFCTVCGMPVDQTQALAEVVRPPLGMLVLDDGMTYLLAADAVIGRDPEHSEAAQRGLVPLRVDDTSGGMSRAHAEVHLVNWDVQLVDRGSTNGTRSRLPGYRDWIRLTPNQPMVLVPGTEVMIGNRVLRYEPAAPPPFG, from the coding sequence GTGAAGGATCGGCAGGTCGAAGTTGTGCTCGGAACCCATGCGGTGGCCCGCGTCGCGGGCGCGGTCATCGTGGTGGCCCATCGTGGGCCCGGCAGGCTCGCTCCCGACGGCACCGCGGCGATCGCGCTCGAGTCGCTGGCCGCGTTGGTGCGCGGCGCCGCCGAGGAACAACCGAACGGGCCGGGTGCGCTGGTGGCGCGGGAGGCCACGCGCTGGCTGATGAAATACGCCGAACAGATCTCGCCGGGGACACCGATCGACTTCGGGGTGCTCTCGGCGGCCGACAACGGCGGTGTCGCGATCTTCCTGCACGGCGCGGTGACCGCGGTGCTCGCCGGTGACGGCACCGTGGAGTACTACCGGGGCAGTGACGCGGCGTTCACCGTCGACCGGGTGGCCTCGGAACCGGCGAAGGCGGTCGCGCTGTTCGCCGACGACGCCAAGGGCCGCATCCCCGATCTGCCGTCGGAACGCGGAATCGGTTGGCTGGTCGAGGGTATCGCGCAGGCGGGCGGCGCCGTGATGTGGTCCAACGACGTCCGCAGCCGGGTCCGCACCGCCGACCCGGCCGGGCAGGGCCGCAGGCCACCGGTGCCCACCGCGCGGATCGATCGGGAACCGTCTCCCGCGCAGCCGGATTCCCGCCCGGCCGAGCCGCCCGCGACCGGAATGCAGCCCGCCACTTCGTTGATGGACGCCGTCACCAGCGCCACCGGTCCAGCGCATGCCGCGGTCGATCCCTACACCGCCGATCCGCACCATGCCGAAACCCGCCTCGCCGGAACCAATCCGGCGCCCGAGCCCGATCCCGACCTGCAGCGCAGGCTCGAATCGACCGCCAAGGCGACGGTGCTCACCGTGAAGGTGATGGGATTCAAGTGCGCGCGTGCGCATCCCAGCGATCCGCGCGCGGCGTTCTGCACGGTCTGCGGCATGCCGGTCGACCAGACCCAGGCGCTCGCCGAGGTCGTCCGTCCGCCGCTGGGGATGCTCGTCCTCGATGACGGGATGACCTATCTGCTGGCGGCCGACGCGGTGATCGGCCGCGATCCCGAGCACTCCGAGGCGGCCCAGCGCGGACTCGTCCCGTTGCGCGTCGACGACACCTCCGGCGGCATGTCACGCGCGCATGCCGAAGTGCACCTGGTGAATTGGGACGTTCAGCTCGTCGACCGCGGCTCCACCAACGGCACCCGCAGCCGTCTGCCCGGCTACCGCGACTGGATCCGGCTCACCCCTAATCAGCCGATGGTGCTGGTCCCCGGCACCGAGGTGATGATCGGCAACCGGGTTCTGCGCTACGAACCCGCCGCCCCGCCGCCGTTCGGCTAG
- a CDS encoding DUF7373 family lipoprotein, with translation MRFTTRILLAATLTTVLTACGSTLSGAPLPGETDISTLDVGSYPTEPLNAHDDDPVPPFYKMYEVAAMRLADFVINSGEIDPAMKYGKRARSVSAGVMPWALGDDGVMSPIAKTHKLLYGFESSGASRDTSVNTLGGWPSKRDDNELTASTMVFQFPTAEQAAAAAQEFHDADLAAQEDRNQPVDLPDYPAAKSHWRPDSPFLRTLLPHGPYVIAFLLSVESPDQQALVTLAQTAYAKQIEALDKTTPLSDKEVMTLPWDPDHLAMRTLNPEELTSPDGSGFYLVTGRHGILHYSGDPLPSDRGYIAEQLTKMDAQQVALSWGSIGIRTPDAATARRAVTEQLFPWQVEADADAAPNLPDSACVENRSLAAPKRFSCILAYNEYVGIVSGNQLLDAQQRAAAQYALFANTR, from the coding sequence ATGAGATTCACGACGCGCATCCTGCTCGCAGCCACCCTGACCACCGTCCTGACCGCCTGCGGCTCGACACTCTCCGGCGCCCCGCTCCCCGGCGAGACCGACATCAGCACCCTCGACGTGGGCTCCTACCCCACCGAACCACTCAACGCCCACGACGACGATCCCGTCCCGCCCTTCTACAAGATGTACGAGGTCGCGGCGATGCGCCTGGCCGACTTCGTGATCAACTCCGGTGAGATCGATCCAGCGATGAAGTACGGCAAGCGAGCACGAAGCGTGTCCGCCGGAGTGATGCCGTGGGCACTCGGCGACGACGGCGTGATGTCGCCGATCGCCAAGACGCACAAACTGCTCTACGGCTTCGAATCCAGCGGCGCGTCCAGGGACACCAGTGTCAATACTCTCGGCGGCTGGCCGAGCAAGCGTGACGACAACGAACTCACCGCCTCCACGATGGTGTTCCAGTTCCCCACCGCCGAACAGGCCGCCGCCGCGGCACAGGAATTCCACGACGCCGACCTGGCGGCGCAGGAGGACCGCAACCAGCCGGTCGATCTGCCCGATTATCCTGCGGCCAAATCACATTGGCGCCCCGACTCCCCCTTCCTGCGCACCCTGCTCCCACACGGCCCCTACGTGATCGCCTTCCTGCTCTCGGTGGAAAGCCCCGATCAGCAAGCGCTCGTCACCCTGGCCCAGACCGCCTATGCCAAGCAGATCGAGGCGCTGGACAAGACGACGCCGCTGTCGGACAAGGAGGTGATGACCCTGCCCTGGGACCCCGATCACCTGGCGATGCGCACCCTGAATCCGGAAGAACTGACCTCGCCCGACGGCTCCGGCTTCTACCTGGTGACCGGCCGGCACGGCATCCTGCACTACTCCGGCGACCCCCTGCCCAGCGACCGCGGCTACATCGCCGAACAGCTCACCAAGATGGACGCCCAGCAGGTCGCGCTGTCCTGGGGCTCGATCGGCATCCGCACCCCCGACGCCGCGACCGCCCGCCGCGCGGTCACCGAGCAACTGTTCCCCTGGCAGGTAGAAGCCGACGCCGACGCCGCACCGAATCTCCCGGATTCCGCGTGCGTGGAGAACAGAAGCCTGGCCGCACCGAAGCGCTTCAGCTGCATCCTCGCCTACAACGAGTACGTCGGAATCGTCAGCGGCAACCAGCTTCTCGACGCCCAGCAACGCGCGGCGGCCCAGTACGCACTCTTCGCCAACACCCGATGA
- a CDS encoding DUF7373 family lipoprotein: MRRTGSALFTAGLAVTIVTTAGCGSSSEATETAPPAPADLAALDVGNLRTDPKVYGKVTSLEQAKAVEAMRMGNYVALPMEIDPEVTVAPPAMSGAIRLFTDFGSTVIKGRMRADPSRLSELTTGFISGFVSTGQSNVKGGLSYELDNVVMLFDTELDARTAANVFADEEFGADSENQPVELEKYPSARAQVNPGSPGMFQSWYAVGRFVIATYIYDNVMSALETADSAKLISRAETSIDKISDSLAEYAPLRLDELMDSEIDMDGVLGLVLPTVTDDGAQRGIPGVYNRHGGLHLSGSPAEDAVLFEETGVDRIAWQGNFVYRARDEEAAQRIAEEHGKVSKFLRRAESPQGLPNAQCTEYVGPAVHAIKYYCTVSFGRYAAEVAASQLTDVHQRISAQYAILAKSK, translated from the coding sequence ATGAGGAGAACTGGTTCGGCGCTGTTCACGGCCGGGTTGGCAGTCACGATCGTCACGACTGCAGGATGCGGTTCTTCCTCCGAAGCAACCGAAACTGCGCCTCCGGCACCAGCCGATCTGGCCGCGCTGGACGTCGGCAATCTCCGTACCGACCCCAAGGTGTATGGCAAGGTCACCAGTCTCGAGCAGGCCAAAGCAGTCGAAGCCATGCGGATGGGGAACTACGTCGCCCTACCGATGGAGATCGATCCCGAAGTGACCGTGGCACCGCCCGCCATGTCTGGGGCCATTCGTCTGTTCACCGACTTCGGTTCGACCGTCATCAAAGGTCGGATGCGGGCTGATCCCAGTCGGCTGAGTGAACTCACCACCGGATTCATCTCGGGATTCGTCAGCACCGGGCAATCCAACGTCAAGGGTGGCCTGTCCTACGAGCTCGACAATGTCGTCATGCTGTTCGATACCGAACTGGACGCTCGTACGGCCGCAAATGTCTTCGCCGACGAGGAGTTCGGTGCAGATTCGGAGAACCAGCCGGTCGAGCTCGAGAAGTACCCATCGGCTCGAGCACAGGTAAATCCTGGTTCACCAGGAATGTTCCAGTCATGGTATGCGGTCGGCCGATTCGTCATTGCCACGTACATCTACGACAATGTCATGTCCGCACTCGAGACCGCAGACAGCGCCAAGCTCATCAGCAGAGCCGAGACCAGCATCGACAAGATCTCCGACAGCTTGGCGGAATACGCGCCGCTGCGCCTCGACGAACTGATGGACTCCGAGATCGATATGGACGGCGTGTTGGGGCTGGTCTTGCCAACCGTGACAGATGACGGCGCACAGCGAGGCATTCCAGGCGTGTACAACCGTCACGGTGGCCTCCACCTCTCGGGCAGCCCTGCCGAAGACGCCGTCCTCTTCGAGGAAACGGGTGTCGACCGGATCGCATGGCAGGGAAACTTCGTGTACCGCGCGCGTGACGAGGAGGCGGCACAGCGGATCGCGGAGGAACACGGCAAGGTGTCCAAGTTCTTGCGGCGAGCGGAGTCTCCGCAGGGACTTCCGAACGCGCAGTGCACAGAGTATGTGGGCCCAGCGGTACACGCGATCAAGTACTACTGCACCGTTTCGTTCGGTAGGTATGCCGCAGAGGTCGCCGCATCCCAGCTGACCGATGTGCACCAGCGGATCTCGGCGCAGTACGCCATCCTGGCGAAGAGCAAGTAA
- a CDS encoding metallopeptidase has translation MPANDRSARAKTARALLIAVAVVLSIAGCARAIDGHGVSIYDDPFQVAGLPTTGGPNGPRPGVADSELTATNGDGGEVDALALNAIADIQAYWQSAFPAEFPGEEFDPVVKLISWNARASRSQAVEFCSESTYHLVNAAYCRTDNSIGWDRAMLLPTMSETFGKMSVVMVLAHEYGHAIQTNAKIATRKTPVLVKEQQADCFAGAFIRHVAEGKSKHFTINTSDGLNSVLAATVAIRDSDPDHPESVHGSAFERVTAVQIGFTDGPRACKVIDEAEIEQRRGNLPQSFSGDQGRGEHPITKNTLVELSKALRAILPVEQAPTYDYSGSRIDCADGAVTEPVTYCPDKNLIATDVPGLAERGAVDTEDDGPLPVKVSGDYNGYVVFISRYTLAVQRSHGQELTGAKTGLRAACLAGVVTGKLAESGRPVEQGDIQLSAGDLDEAVSGLLTDGLAASDAEGNTVPSGFSRVDAFRAGVLNGETTCLSRYS, from the coding sequence ATGCCAGCCAACGACCGCTCCGCGCGCGCGAAAACGGCTCGGGCGCTTCTCATCGCAGTCGCGGTCGTGCTGTCGATCGCGGGGTGCGCGCGGGCGATCGACGGCCACGGGGTCTCGATCTACGACGACCCGTTCCAGGTGGCCGGCCTGCCGACCACCGGTGGGCCGAACGGGCCGCGGCCGGGGGTGGCCGATTCGGAGCTGACCGCGACCAACGGCGACGGCGGTGAGGTCGACGCGCTGGCGCTCAACGCGATCGCGGACATCCAGGCCTACTGGCAGAGCGCCTTCCCCGCCGAATTCCCCGGTGAGGAGTTCGACCCGGTGGTGAAGCTGATCTCGTGGAACGCGCGCGCCTCGCGCAGCCAGGCGGTCGAGTTCTGCTCGGAGAGCACTTATCACCTGGTCAACGCCGCGTACTGCCGCACCGACAACTCCATCGGCTGGGACCGGGCGATGTTGTTGCCGACCATGAGCGAGACGTTCGGCAAGATGTCGGTGGTGATGGTGCTCGCCCACGAATACGGCCACGCCATCCAGACCAACGCCAAGATCGCCACCAGGAAGACCCCGGTCCTGGTCAAGGAGCAACAAGCCGACTGCTTCGCGGGAGCGTTCATCCGCCATGTCGCCGAGGGCAAGTCGAAACACTTCACCATCAACACCTCGGACGGCCTGAATTCCGTGCTGGCGGCGACTGTCGCGATTCGAGATTCCGATCCCGACCACCCCGAGAGCGTGCACGGTTCGGCCTTCGAACGCGTCACCGCGGTGCAGATCGGCTTCACCGACGGCCCTCGTGCCTGCAAGGTCATCGACGAGGCCGAGATCGAACAGCGTCGCGGCAATCTGCCGCAGAGCTTCTCCGGCGATCAGGGACGTGGCGAGCACCCCATCACGAAGAACACTCTCGTCGAATTGAGCAAGGCGCTGCGGGCGATCCTCCCCGTCGAGCAGGCCCCCACCTACGACTACTCGGGTTCGCGCATCGACTGCGCGGACGGCGCGGTCACCGAGCCGGTCACCTACTGCCCCGACAAGAACCTAATCGCCACCGACGTGCCCGGCCTGGCCGAACGCGGCGCTGTCGACACCGAGGACGACGGCCCGCTGCCGGTGAAGGTCAGCGGCGACTACAACGGCTACGTCGTGTTCATCTCCCGCTACACCCTCGCCGTGCAGCGCAGCCACGGCCAGGAACTGACCGGCGCCAAGACCGGCCTGCGCGCCGCCTGCCTGGCCGGGGTGGTCACCGGCAAGCTCGCCGAATCCGGCCGCCCGGTCGAACAGGGCGACATCCAGCTGTCCGCGGGCGATCTCGACGAGGCGGTCTCCGGCCTGCTCACCGACGGCCTGGCCGCCAGCGACGCCGAGGGCAACACCGTGCCCAGCGGCTTCTCCCGTGTCGACGCCTTCCGAGCCGGCGTCCTCAACGGCGAAACCACCTGCCTCTCCCGGTATTCCTAG